In the genome of Pyrobaculum islandicum DSM 4184, the window CAACTCAATACGTGGATATCTGCCGAACCCGGATTTGTCAAGTCCGTTGTATTAAAAATTGTGGAAGTTGATGGCCACGTTTGTCGTAGAGCTTTGCCCCGTGGTGTGCGCCTTCGCCACGGCGGGCATAGAGACCGTCTCTAGTGGCAGGCCTTCAGAAGCTACGCGGCTTTGTTGAACACGCCCGCCTGGGTTCTAGAACAGGAGACATCCGCGGCGCAGAGCTGGCGCGAGGTCTCCCTATAGGCGAAGGGCTCGGCGAGGTATTCGGCAGTTAGAACAGCCAAGGCCATAGCCGCCCTCGACGGCCGTCTCAAGGTCAACCTAGACGACGTGAAAAAGGCCATGGAGCTCGCCCTACCCCACCGCCTCAAGGCAACACCTGCCCAGCTTCTGTAGGACCGCTTAGTAGAGCTTCTGGTCGCATGGCTTCTGCTCGAGTAGAGTTAGCTCCTCCACGATCCTGACCCCGTTGGCGTATTTTACGTCGTAGATGAAGCGCGTCAGCACATTTCCACTCCACTCGTATCTCGCGTAGCCGCTGGAGGAGTACCTGGTAACTATCACCACCTTGCCGCTCTCCCTCTTCACCTCGTAAGGTGGGGGTAGCTGCCCCCTGAGATACTGTAGATAGATGTCGCAGGCAACGTCAAGCGTGTAAATGAGTGGTTGATAGTAGCCGGTGATGTAGAAGGCTCTGTCTTTTTCTGCTCCCGCTATCTCCACAGACCTCCTCGTGCCGTTGCTGTATTCCAGCTCCAGCCACCCCATGGCGAAGTTCCTGGCCCCCATGGCTACTAGATACCACCCGCGTCCCCTATATATCAAGCTCCCGTTCCAGTACTCGACATACATAGTATAGTTCAACATCGTGTTGTTGAACACAAATTTACAAGTCCCCGGCGGCGCCTCACCTACCGAGAAGCGTACCGAGACCGGCAGGAAGAATAGTATGGGCACCATGAGGAAGACTATCACGAAGATAAGGATTGTTACGGTTCGGATGCCCATAGAGGTCAAGAATTTTTTAAAATTTGAGACTTAGTTAGTGAAGATGCCGTAGTTCTTTATCACCACTTTTCCCAGGGCGGCGGCTAGTTTAGCTATCTGCTGGAGGTGGCTTGGGGGTGGGTTGCAGTGTTGTCTACACCACTGGGGATCTCTTGGGTCTGTGGTGGGTGGGCCGAGGAGCGGCTGTATCACTACCGTGACCTCGGTCTCCGCTAGGGCGTTGCTCACCTCCTCTATCCTTTTTGCGTAGGTCTCTAGGGGGAGGTTCGCGGCGGGGATTCTGAGCTCGATGGGGATTTTTCTACTTGAGGCGGTTTTTAGGGAGGTGAGGAAGTTCTGCCACAGCTGTTGCCAGTGTGGAACGCCGTACATCTGGTCTGGTATTTTTAGGTCTGTGGCTAGGTGGTCTACCTCGTCTATGACTTTTTCTAGGGCTTTGGTGAGGGTGGCGTTGGTGTTGAGGCTTCTGGCCACGCCGGCTTCCCTAGCCCTTTTGAAGAGGTGTCTCAGCTCCTCCGCCTGTAGCAGGGGCTCTCCGCCTGTGACGTGTAGATAGTCTATGTAGGGCTTGGCGCGGGCGAGCTCGCCCAGGAGCCTCTCCACGTCTAGCTCGCCGCAGTTCTGCCGCTCGGCTATCCTCCAGTTGTGGCAGAATGGGCATCTTAGGTTGCACCCGCAGAGCCAGAGGGTGAAGGTCACTGCGCCGTGGACGTCGACTGTGGATATGCCCTTCCAGCCGGCGGCCAGCATTAGTAATGCCTCCTGAGCCAGAACTCCCTCCTCCTGTATGGGTTCCAGTTCTTGAGAGGTCTGTAGTAGCCGATTATGCGGCTCCACACCTCCACGCCCTCGTAGCCGCAGGAGGGGCACCTCTTGTAGAGCCCGGTGTAGGTTCTGCCGCAGCGGGGGCAGTGGGTCTGGGCTGGGGTGAAGCTCCAGTAGACCACCTCCGTCTCTGTTATCCTCCTGGCTAGCTTGGCCAAGGCCTCGGGGTCAGGCTCCTCCCCTAGGAATATGTGCATCATGACGCCGCCGGTGAACTCCCTCTGCACCTTGGCCTCCACCTCCACCCTCTCCCACAGCTCCATGGGGGCGTAGTAGGGGGCTACGGAGGTGCTGTATATGAGGTCTGGGAGGTACTGCGCCAGCTCTGGGTACCTCCTGGCGTCTTTAATCGCCAGCTTGGCGGCGGCGCTCTCCCCCGGCACCTCCTCCACGTTCCAGGGCGTTCCCTCCTCCGACATCCACTCCCTAGCTTTCTTTACGGCGAAGGACACCATCTTCTTCATTAGGTCGGCCGCGGCTGCCCAATCTCTGTGGGAGCCCTCTGTCCAAAGGTCGGGCTTGCCCATGTATATGGCGGCGGCCTCCGGGAGGCCTATTATGCCTATGGTGTTGAAATGCGACGTGGGGAACTCGGGCAGATACCTCCTGACGAAGCTGTACATCTCCGTCTTGAGGAGCTTGACGTACCTCTCCCTGAGCCAGTCCAAGCCCCTCTTGACAAGCTCCAGCCTCTCTTCGTAGAGCTCCCAGAACCTCCCGTCGTCTCCTCTGGCGTCGAGGGCTATGCGGGGGAGGTTGACGTCTATAACGCCGACTGACCCCGTGACGTCGGGGAGGGCCCAGACGCCGCCGAACCTCTGCTTCTCCATGCGGCTCCAGAGATCCTCAGTCGCCAGCTTCACATCTCTCTTGAGGGAGATGCGTGCCCCTCTGGCGTACATGAGCTCGTTCCTGTCTATGTTTATCCTGCAACACATGGCGAAGGACCCGTCTGGGTCGACAACCCTTGTGTTAAGCCAGTAGAAGCTCCCCCTCTTCGCGGCGGTGGTGAAGACCGCCTCGAAGATCTCCGGGTCTTCCCAGAGCCAGGTGGCGGTGGTCATGAGCGTAGGTATGGGGAAGGTGAAGGGCTTCCCCTCGGCGTCTCCCTCCTTTAGAACTGAAGCTAGGGCTTTTAGGAAGAGCTTAGCCTCCTCCTCGTAGACGCCAAGCGGCTCGACCTCTTTTCCGTCGTACACAGCGCGGTCGCCGTCCAACATCTTCCTCGGCGCGTTCATCGTCACTGTGAAGTTGGTGAAGGGCGTCTGGAACCCCACCCTGCTTGGGTAGTTTAGGTTGTAGACGAGCCTCTGGACGCTCTGCCTCACCGCCTTGAAGTCCAGCTTGTCGTTTCTGATGAAGGGCCCGGCGTACCACTCAACGCTTGAGAAGGCTTGGGCCCCCGTGAAGTAGTGCTGCGCCGTGGAGAGGAAGTTGGCCACGTGGTCTACGAAGGTGTCGAGGTGCCGCGCCGGCCGCGAGGCGATTATCGGCGTGACCAACCCCTGCTTCAACAGCCTACTTATCGAGTGGCCAGAGCAGTAGGGCAGGTAGGCCGAGTAGGGGAGCTTGTGTACATAGATAAGCCCCTCCTGGTGCGCCTCGGCTACCTCGGCGGGTAGATCCACGGGCATGTGCTCCTCCAGTAGGTAGGAGAAAAAGCCGGTTGGGCTTGGGTACCTATTCGCGTTTTCATTCACCTCCAGGGAGTTCCAAGCCAGGTACTTCTGGATCACCTCCTGCATAAATAAGGGACAAATTTCCCATATTTATTTCTTACGTTTAAAATAAGTTGATACGCTGGATCGAAATTTTCAGCCTACTCCGGCGGAGGCGAAAAGGGGGTTAAGAACCCGTTACCCCCAGACCTGTGTGTAGGACACGCCGTACCACCTCCTGTAGTAGTAGTCGGCTACCTTGGTGAAGTTTACGTCTCTGAAGAGGTCTGGGTAGAGCTTTGTGGCTGTCCACAACACCGAGAGGGCGGTGTCTGGCGTGTACTCCGAGAGGATGGGCTTTTTGTATACTCTGCCGTTTTTCACGGCGTTTACCCCGCGGTATACCGGGTTGTTCAAGACGGCAGACTCGTTGTATCTCGCCTGCCAGGCGATGATTATCACGTCTGGGTTCCACTTAAGTATCCGCTCGGGGTCCACCTTCACGGTGCTCATGGTGGGGTAGTCGGCCGCGGCTACGTTTACCCCGCCCGCCAGCTCTATGTTTTGGCTAAAGAGGGAGGCGCCTCCCGCCACCGTCAGCGGGTCTACCCAGAGGTATAGGACCCTCGCCTTTTCTCTCACCGACGCGGTTCTGTTGGCGACAAACTTCACTATGTCCTCCATGTCGTTGACGATCTGTCTAGCCCTGGGCAATCTGTCGAAGACCACGCCGTATAGCCAGACGAGCCTCTCGGCGTCTGTGAAGTTGTTAACCACCACCTGTACCAGGGTTAGGTTAGCCCTCTGCATTGTTCTTATATCGTCGGGGTTTACCACCCAGTTAAACACCACCTGCGGCTTCAGCTGGACAAGAGCTTCGACGTTTACCTTGAAGCGATCTCCAGGCGTCGGCAGATTTACCACGGCGGGGAAAGCCGCCTTCATCAGAGGGGCGAAGACGCCTTGGACAGCGTCTCTCCCCACGGCGACGAGCCTAGAGGTGACGTTGAAGGCGATGGGGAGTTGATATGTGACAAAGGTGGCGAACCTCTCCACCCTGCTGGGGATCTTCACCACGTTCCCCGCCAGGTCTACCACCTCCTTCCAGTTTATGTTGTACACGGCGTAGGCCTGCGGCGGGATAGACACGCCGTACATATCTCCTAGGCGCTTTAGATCTCCCCGCCAGTCAAAGGCGTAGACGTCGGGGTAGAGCACCTCCGCGATGTACTCCCTGCCGACTACGCCCCGGGGCCCCCAGTTGAGTATATCCCCTATCTTAGACCCCCAGGGGACTAGGTATATCTCGCCGTTTTTATACGCCTTTAAGACGCGCCACCTCTCGTCTGACCTGATCTTGTCGAATATCCTCCCGGCGTCTTCCGCCGATGCCGCTATTAAAACCACGTCGGGGTCCCACCTCATCAACGTCTCCATGTCTATCTTAGGCCAGGCCTGGTTTGGGAACTGCTCCAACGCCACGTTTACAGCGCCGGCCTCAACCAACGCCATGCCGAAGGACGAGTTGGCGGCTAAAGACAGCGGGCCGCCGGCCAGTATGCTACTGCCGAAGATCAACACAGCCCTCTTCCTCTCCTTTATCTTCGCCGCCCCGGCCCCCAGCTCTTCAAACCTCTTGGCCATAAAGGCCTTCAGCTCCCTCGCCTTATCCACAGCCCCCGTGAGGTTGCCCAATACCTCCACAGCCTTCAACTCGTCTGGAGTCCCCCGCATAAACAACGCCACCACCGGGACGCCCGCCTCCTCAAGTCTCTTTATCACCTCGTCTGCTTTTCCATAGCCGTAGTCTGTCACCACCACGTCAGGCTTGAGAGCCACCACCGCCTCCACGTTAACACCGCCGAATAGATCCCCAACCACCGGCTTCTTCCTCACCTCCGGCGGCAGATACTCGTCGGCGTCTACGTATCTCCCGATGCCGACGATCTTATCCCCAGCCCCCAACGCCACTAACACCTCTGCCCAGTAGGAGTTGAGCACCACGATCCTCTCGGGAGGCTTAGGAAGCACAATCCTCTTACCTCGGAAATCAACGACGACGATCTGCCGGGAGACCGCCGGGGTCTGAGTAGGCGGTTGCGTAGCGACGGCCGTGGGAGAAGCCGTAGGCGAGACAGCCGCCGTAGGCGCCGTCTGAGCGGGGGACGGCCCCTTTGGCAAAAGGAGGTATACTGCGGCAATAGCCGCCAGTATTACCACCAATAGGGAAATTATTTTCCATTTCATACGACTATGATAATAATACGTTTTAAGTATTACTCCTCTAATATGCCCTCTAGCTCTTCTGCAATTTTTCTAATTTCTTCGTCGCCTTCCCAGTAGCCTCTTCTGTGGGCTTCCTCTAGCCGTTTTATAATTTCATAAAGCGCCCATGGGTTTACTGTTTTGATTCGTTCTCTCATCTCAATATTTTTTACATACATCTCAGCTATTTGACGCCAGAACCATCTATCCACCGTGCCTGTTAACGCGGCATGCCCTAGCACATATTCCACCCTCTTGGCGATCTCCCGCGCCCCGTCGTAGCCGTGTTTAAGCATCTCCTCAGCCCACTTGGGGTTTAGTAATCTTGTCCTTAGGGCGAAGTCTACCGCCTCTTCTACCGTCCTAATTCTCATCTTTTCTCCAGTGGCGTCTACCCAATAGGCCTCCACCCTCCTTCCGGCTAGAGTCTCCACGGCTTTTTTAAGCCCGCCGAGAAATTCGTAGTAGTGGTCTAGGTCGGCTATGTCGTACTCCGTAGCGCTTCTCACTTGGCTCACCACCTCTACCTTCTTAAGGAGCTGTACGAAAAGCTCTCTCATAGCTTCGCCGTGGATATCATCGCCGTATCCATACATCATGTCTCCCACGTACACCTCGACGAGCTCCCCCTCGTTTTTCCAACTAGAGCTCTCTATAAACTCGGGGAGACGGGTGCCGTATGTCCCCGGCTTAGGGCCAAATATCCTAGTGATGCGGCCTATTTCAAGGTAGTGTTTTCTCACGTAGTTCATCTCAAGCGGTTCATCTAAGCTGGCAACTAGCTTCACCGCTCTATCTATGAGAGAGATGAGGTTGGGAAACATGTCGCGGAAGAAACCGCAGATTGTTACAACCACGTCTATCCTCGGCCTCCCGAGCTCCTCCAGAGGAATAGGCTCAAGCTCGGGGGCCCAAGGTCCGTGTTTTCTCACAAGTCTCACGCCTAAGAGCTGTAAGATTTGGCCTACCGTCTCGCCTCTGGTCTGCGCAGTTTCAAAGCCCCATAGGACGACAGCGACACTCTCTGGGTAACGTCCGTACTTCTCCCTATACCTCTTTACCAACTCCTCGGCGAGGTTTATCCCGCGTATATACGCGGCTTTCGTAGGTATAAGCCTGGGGTCGAAGGCGTAGCCGTGGGAGCCTGTGGGGAAAACCTCTGGCGTTCTCAACGGCTCTCCGGCGACTCTAGGCTCTACATATCTCCCATCTAAGGCCTTTAGTAAAGAGGACACTTCGTCAGACTCTAGAATTCTCTTGGCTAAATCACGTACATATCTAAACACCTCCTCGGCCTCTCTCCTCCTCTTTTTGAAATACTTAGCCGGGTCTCCCCCCGAGAGAGCTTCTTTAATCATCCTTCTCGCCTCCTCCTCCGCCTCTACAAGCAACCTCCCCCCTCCCGCCTTCTCTACTCCGTCGTAGTTGACCCCCCTCTCCTCTAGAATTAGCCTATGTAGCGATGGGACATCCCCCTCTCTCCTAAGGACAAAGGTTATGTAGTTCACTACGTCTTCTACACTCCACCTACTGCCAAAGACGTGGAGGCCCCGCGGGATCACCGCCCGTTTCATCTCCATTAGGTAGTCGTGTAACCTCTCCAAGTCGCCGCAGGGGAGATTTAGTTTTCTACACTTCTCCTCTATTAACCTCCTCACGTCTTCTCCCCCCTTCTCGGCCTCCTCTAGGAGCTCCTCAAGCTCCACATATTCGCCGTAGAGATCTGCGTGTGTAAACGGCGGAGTGCCGTGTGTTATAATATAGGCGTAGCTCCTCCTCTTGGCGATAGTCTTCTCAGACGGGTTTGTCACATGGTAGATGTATATGTGGGGGGTGTCGCCGATGAGAATATCAGGCCAACACCTATCCGATAACCCCACCTCTTTCCCTGGCATAAGCTCAAGCGTGCCGTGTGTACCTACATGTATTATTGCGTCTGCCTTAAAGACCTCTTTAATCCAGTAGTAGAAGGCCAAGTACTGGTGGTGAGGCGGGATGTCCTTTGAGTGATACAGTTTAGATGGATCTTCGTGGAAGCCTCTGGGGGGTTGCACGCCGATGAAGACGTTGTCGAGTACTACGCCGGGGATTAAAAAGCTGTCCCCCTCTACGTTTACACCGCCTGGGGGCTCGCCCCACGTTTTTATAACCTCGTCTCTGTTGGCCAGTGTGTTGAACCACCTTAAGTATTCAGACACCGGCAACTTTGGCACATCGCCATGGCTTCCCCACTGCGGCGAGTTGACTAAAAACCTCTCTGCTATAAGACGTCGAAGCTCCTCTTTATCTAACGCCCGGGTCCTATAGCCGGCTTCTCTCAACGCCTTTAGAATTACAGCAAGGCTAGCCAAAGTGTCTAAATATGCGGCATTGCCCACATTATGCTCCCCCGGTGGGTAGTTGTATATCACAATCGCCACCCTCCTCTCTGAGGGGGGCTTCTGCCTGAGCTTTATCCAGTTGGCCACTCTCCTAGCCTTTTTCTTTACTCTCTCCTCTAAGACTACCATTTCTGCATATATGCTGTCGTCTAAACCCGCCGAGATAATAGGCTCTATTGCCCCATCTATCTCCGGCAGGGCGACGCCCCCTACAACTTCCACGGGAGAGAGACCTCTGGGATCTTTCTCCCACTGCGAAATCCTCCGCGTATAGGCGACCAGGCCGTTGAAGAGGAGAGAACCCCTTTCTTTAAACAGCTCGCGGGTGGGCTCCGGAGATCCGCCGTAGGGCCCGCCGTTTATGACAAACCACTGGAGGTTTATGACGGCGTCTACAGACCTCCCCCCTACGAGGGTGTACTTCCTCAACGCTTCCAGTTGTTTAAGTAGCCCATCTGTGACTCCTCCTGTCGCAATAAAGGCATTTACGCCGAGTTTCTCCAACTCCTCCTTTAGTTTGAGGGCTACGGGCAGAGTTTCATCGAAGTGCATACCTGCGTAGGTAAATATCAACACTACAGGCCCTTTCGTCTCTGGCGGCTTATATGTAAATCCTATGCCAGGGGTATACACTGCGAATTCTCCCACTAGCTTAGGCTCGCCGTATTTTACCCCTGCGCCGAAATACTCGGCGAGAATAAGCTTGAACAAATTAGCTAAGTTTTCCCTACCCCAGTAGGCCCAGTATTTCGTGGCCCAGATCCAATTTCTTAGATGTCTCAACGGCCCCACTGGCAACACCCTGCCCGCAGTTTCTACGGCGGATAACACCTTGGAGATCTTTGAGAAGTCTACGCGGTCTGTGTCGAAGTCTTGCTCCGGCACTCTCTTCGCTATTTCGACTCCGCTGAAGCCTCCAAGTCTTAAAAGCGCAAGTGTTCCAGGCGAGCCGCCCACCAATGGGATGACTACTTTAGCTCTGCTTTTCTCCACGGCATTTATAAGCTCCCTAGGCGCACCCCCTCTCACGTCTATTAAGATAACGTCGGCGTTTTCAACAGCGGCATAGTCCACAGAGCTGTGTATATAGTAGGTCTGTAGCTCTATGGATACGCCGGCCTCTGCCTCTACTTCCTTCGCCGCGTCAAAAAGCGTACGAAGGGAGGGCTTGGTGGAGATAATTACTATCTTCACACCTCTACTACCTTGGCCGAGGTGATGCTCGCTATTAGGTCTATGTAGGTGGGGGCTGGGTCGAAGCCTCTGCCTCTGGTGGCGTATATCTCCAGCTCCACACCCGCCTTCTTTAACAGGTGGGAGAGCCTCTCCAGATCCTCTCTTACGTTTCTATACAGTGGGACGTTGGCTTTGCCGTCTGTTATCAAGACCCCCACCACCTTGGCGTCTCTGTATTTAGCCCTGAAGCTTTTGGCTATCCTATAGAGGGTCTCCAGGGCGTGGGGCAACGGCGTTCTGCCGCCGGTGGGTACTGCGGATAAGGCGGCGAGGATCTCCTCGTATTTCCTCACGGGGGGCACCACCACCTGGGCTCCGCCTCCTCTGAAGACGATCAACGAGATGTACTCCCTCCCCCTGTAGGAGGACTCCGCTAGCTTTCTCACTAGCCCCTTCGCCACCGCTATCCTCCTCAAGGCGGCCATGCTCCCACTTGAGTCAAGCAGGACGACGCGGAGGACGGGCACTCTAGCTCTTCTTACGTTTATCCTAAGATCCTCATTATCTACGGCCAAGGGGAGGCCGGCGCCTAGCCTTCTGAGCGCTGCGGCTGTCAACGTCGCGGTGATGTGTATATCCACCGCCTCCCCCCTTGGGATCGCGTAGGTTGTAACTACGCCGTGGCTCCCGCCGATTTTAAGCTCGTAGGCTCTCCTAGCCCGCCTCCCGCCGCCCCCCTCCTCCTCCCCCCTAAGGCGGACGGGCGTCTCCCGGGGCTCGTAGGGGGGCTTCTCCTCGCCGAACTGCTTCCCCCCGCCTCCCCTCCCGCCGCCTGCCTCTCCCCCTCCCTGTCCCCCTCCGCCTCCCTGCGGCCCTCTGTCGCCTCCGCCGTCGTTCTGCTGGGGAGATGGCGGAGGGCTTGCGGGAGGCGGGGGAGGCGGCTCGAAGGGTGTTGCCTTGAGGCGGTGGGGTAGGGCGAGCTCCATGGCCTTTTTCACGTCGTCTAGGTTGACCTTGAGGCGGCCGTCGAGGGCGGCTATGGCCTTGGCTGTTCTAACGACCGTAATCTCTGCCCTGTGGCTTCTGATCTTTAGGTCTGTTATAGTCTTGACTATGAACTTCATGAGGTCTTCGTCTATTTGGACGTCGTTGACGATCTGTCTAGCTCTAGATATAGCCTCCCTAAGCCTGTTCTGCTCGGGCTCCCACTTTCTGTAGAAGGCTGTTGGGTCTCTGTTGAACTCCTCGACCCTCCTGATTATCTCTATCCTCTCCTCCGGGTTCATGGAGGCCTCCACCTTCACATATAGGCCGAATCTGTCCAACAGCTGGGGCCTAAGCTCGCCCTCCTCTGGGTTCATACTACCGATTAATATGAATCGGGCTGGGTGTTTCACGGATATGCCCTCTCTCTCCACGATGTTCCAGCCCATCGCCGCAGCGTCTAACAAGACGTCTATTATGTAGTCGTCTAGTAGGTTTACCTCGTCTATATACAGTATGTTTCGGTTAGCCTCGGCGAGGAGGCCCGGCTGAAGCGCTCTTATCCCCTCGGCGAGCGCCCTCTTTATGTCGAGCGTCCCCACCAACCTATCCACTGTGATGCTTAGGGGGAGGTCTATAACGCGCATCTTCCTCTTCGCCACCTTTATCTCGCCTCTTTTCCACTTCAGGTAACACTCGTCGCACATCTCCGCCGGGTTGTGCGGGTTGCAGCCGAAGGGGCACCCCTCTACCACCTCTATCTCAGGGAGGAGGTCGGCGAGCGCCCTCACCATAGTCGATTTGCCCGTCCCCTTGTCTCCGGCGAGGAGAACCCCGCCAATGGCGGGGTTTACCGAGACCGCCAATAGAGCCAGCTTGGCCTTTTCCTGGCCTACAATCGCGGCGAAGGGGTAGACAACCCGGCGTTCCCTCGCCTCCTCCATCACCTCAGCTTTATCCACAGTTTTTCTATCTTCTTGACCGTCTCTTGGTTTTTCCACACATCTACGTCCTCCGCCGTGTATATCTCTATGGAGCCTCCCTGCACCTCTCCCTCCCCCACCTCCTCCTCAAGAACGCCCTCTATCTCGCCGTATGCCTCCCTCAGCTTGTCCAACAAGTCCTTGTCGGCTTTCCACAGGCCTCTCTGGGCCGCCTCTATGAGCCTCCTCGCGACCTCCTCAGCCGCCCATGGGTTGTTCTCGAGGAACCACTTCCTCATCTCTGGGTCTAGGATGTAGG includes:
- a CDS encoding anaerobic ribonucleoside triphosphate reductase, with the protein product MQEVIQKYLAWNSLEVNENANRYPSPTGFFSYLLEEHMPVDLPAEVAEAHQEGLIYVHKLPYSAYLPYCSGHSISRLLKQGLVTPIIASRPARHLDTFVDHVANFLSTAQHYFTGAQAFSSVEWYAGPFIRNDKLDFKAVRQSVQRLVYNLNYPSRVGFQTPFTNFTVTMNAPRKMLDGDRAVYDGKEVEPLGVYEEEAKLFLKALASVLKEGDAEGKPFTFPIPTLMTTATWLWEDPEIFEAVFTTAAKRGSFYWLNTRVVDPDGSFAMCCRINIDRNELMYARGARISLKRDVKLATEDLWSRMEKQRFGGVWALPDVTGSVGVIDVNLPRIALDARGDDGRFWELYEERLELVKRGLDWLRERYVKLLKTEMYSFVRRYLPEFPTSHFNTIGIIGLPEAAAIYMGKPDLWTEGSHRDWAAAADLMKKMVSFAVKKAREWMSEEGTPWNVEEVPGESAAAKLAIKDARRYPELAQYLPDLIYSTSVAPYYAPMELWERVEVEAKVQREFTGGVMMHIFLGEEPDPEALAKLARRITETEVVYWSFTPAQTHCPRCGRTYTGLYKRCPSCGYEGVEVWSRIIGYYRPLKNWNPYRRREFWLRRHY
- a CDS encoding anaerobic ribonucleoside-triphosphate reductase activating protein, whose amino-acid sequence is MEPHNRLLQTSQELEPIQEEGVLAQEALLMLAAGWKGISTVDVHGAVTFTLWLCGCNLRCPFCHNWRIAERQNCGELDVERLLGELARAKPYIDYLHVTGGEPLLQAEELRHLFKRAREAGVARSLNTNATLTKALEKVIDEVDHLATDLKIPDQMYGVPHWQQLWQNFLTSLKTASSRKIPIELRIPAANLPLETYAKRIEEVSNALAETEVTVVIQPLLGPPTTDPRDPQWCRQHCNPPPSHLQQIAKLAAALGKVVIKNYGIFTN
- a CDS encoding ABC transporter substrate-binding protein, whose product is MKWKIISLLVVILAAIAAVYLLLPKGPSPAQTAPTAAVSPTASPTAVATQPPTQTPAVSRQIVVVDFRGKRIVLPKPPERIVVLNSYWAEVLVALGAGDKIVGIGRYVDADEYLPPEVRKKPVVGDLFGGVNVEAVVALKPDVVVTDYGYGKADEVIKRLEEAGVPVVALFMRGTPDELKAVEVLGNLTGAVDKARELKAFMAKRFEELGAGAAKIKERKRAVLIFGSSILAGGPLSLAANSSFGMALVEAGAVNVALEQFPNQAWPKIDMETLMRWDPDVVLIAASAEDAGRIFDKIRSDERWRVLKAYKNGEIYLVPWGSKIGDILNWGPRGVVGREYIAEVLYPDVYAFDWRGDLKRLGDMYGVSIPPQAYAVYNINWKEVVDLAGNVVKIPSRVERFATFVTYQLPIAFNVTSRLVAVGRDAVQGVFAPLMKAAFPAVVNLPTPGDRFKVNVEALVQLKPQVVFNWVVNPDDIRTMQRANLTLVQVVVNNFTDAERLVWLYGVVFDRLPRARQIVNDMEDIVKFVANRTASVREKARVLYLWVDPLTVAGGASLFSQNIELAGGVNVAAADYPTMSTVKVDPERILKWNPDVIIIAWQARYNESAVLNNPVYRGVNAVKNGRVYKKPILSEYTPDTALSVLWTATKLYPDLFRDVNFTKVADYYYRRWYGVSYTQVWG
- the bchH gene encoding magnesium chelatase subunit H produces the protein MKIVIISTKPSLRTLFDAAKEVEAEAGVSIELQTYYIHSSVDYAAVENADVILIDVRGGAPRELINAVEKSRAKVVIPLVGGSPGTLALLRLGGFSGVEIAKRVPEQDFDTDRVDFSKISKVLSAVETAGRVLPVGPLRHLRNWIWATKYWAYWGRENLANLFKLILAEYFGAGVKYGEPKLVGEFAVYTPGIGFTYKPPETKGPVVLIFTYAGMHFDETLPVALKLKEELEKLGVNAFIATGGVTDGLLKQLEALRKYTLVGGRSVDAVINLQWFVINGGPYGGSPEPTRELFKERGSLLFNGLVAYTRRISQWEKDPRGLSPVEVVGGVALPEIDGAIEPIISAGLDDSIYAEMVVLEERVKKKARRVANWIKLRQKPPSERRVAIVIYNYPPGEHNVGNAAYLDTLASLAVILKALREAGYRTRALDKEELRRLIAERFLVNSPQWGSHGDVPKLPVSEYLRWFNTLANRDEVIKTWGEPPGGVNVEGDSFLIPGVVLDNVFIGVQPPRGFHEDPSKLYHSKDIPPHHQYLAFYYWIKEVFKADAIIHVGTHGTLELMPGKEVGLSDRCWPDILIGDTPHIYIYHVTNPSEKTIAKRRSYAYIITHGTPPFTHADLYGEYVELEELLEEAEKGGEDVRRLIEEKCRKLNLPCGDLERLHDYLMEMKRAVIPRGLHVFGSRWSVEDVVNYITFVLRREGDVPSLHRLILEERGVNYDGVEKAGGGRLLVEAEEEARRMIKEALSGGDPAKYFKKRRREAEEVFRYVRDLAKRILESDEVSSLLKALDGRYVEPRVAGEPLRTPEVFPTGSHGYAFDPRLIPTKAAYIRGINLAEELVKRYREKYGRYPESVAVVLWGFETAQTRGETVGQILQLLGVRLVRKHGPWAPELEPIPLEELGRPRIDVVVTICGFFRDMFPNLISLIDRAVKLVASLDEPLEMNYVRKHYLEIGRITRIFGPKPGTYGTRLPEFIESSSWKNEGELVEVYVGDMMYGYGDDIHGEAMRELFVQLLKKVEVVSQVRSATEYDIADLDHYYEFLGGLKKAVETLAGRRVEAYWVDATGEKMRIRTVEEAVDFALRTRLLNPKWAEEMLKHGYDGAREIAKRVEYVLGHAALTGTVDRWFWRQIAEMYVKNIEMRERIKTVNPWALYEIIKRLEEAHRRGYWEGDEEIRKIAEELEGILEE
- a CDS encoding ATP-binding protein, with protein sequence MEEARERRVVYPFAAIVGQEKAKLALLAVSVNPAIGGVLLAGDKGTGKSTMVRALADLLPEIEVVEGCPFGCNPHNPAEMCDECYLKWKRGEIKVAKRKMRVIDLPLSITVDRLVGTLDIKRALAEGIRALQPGLLAEANRNILYIDEVNLLDDYIIDVLLDAAAMGWNIVEREGISVKHPARFILIGSMNPEEGELRPQLLDRFGLYVKVEASMNPEERIEIIRRVEEFNRDPTAFYRKWEPEQNRLREAISRARQIVNDVQIDEDLMKFIVKTITDLKIRSHRAEITVVRTAKAIAALDGRLKVNLDDVKKAMELALPHRLKATPFEPPPPPPASPPPSPQQNDGGGDRGPQGGGGGQGGGEAGGGRGGGGKQFGEEKPPYEPRETPVRLRGEEEGGGGRRARRAYELKIGGSHGVVTTYAIPRGEAVDIHITATLTAAALRRLGAGLPLAVDNEDLRINVRRARVPVLRVVLLDSSGSMAALRRIAVAKGLVRKLAESSYRGREYISLIVFRGGGAQVVVPPVRKYEEILAALSAVPTGGRTPLPHALETLYRIAKSFRAKYRDAKVVGVLITDGKANVPLYRNVREDLERLSHLLKKAGVELEIYATRGRGFDPAPTYIDLIASITSAKVVEV